Proteins encoded together in one Rossellomorea sp. y25 window:
- a CDS encoding YqhG family protein, protein MQQHEIHRFLERYFVANGCDLVANGDGHMTVQLTIELDKELMNRPFYWHYLEKTGGVPNPMTLSLITNPDKAPEELKGEPIHFGSPRLHQIFHSTRNLAGYIRLYENRHTPSGQQIPLHPWLGLNIKISYQSNRKKDSIRSIGLNLINGVIQENFHSSLMSRNLTPKIPDFSFTLTPIIKPKSGVNRIQTFLYEEIKKEPVEWAEQARKTWEEDLQLLNHFYGDQEEKPESYFLEQQALKEQYEPKISIDIINGGIFYLRNNN, encoded by the coding sequence ATGCAGCAGCACGAAATACATCGATTTCTTGAGAGATACTTCGTGGCTAATGGTTGTGACCTGGTTGCGAACGGAGATGGTCATATGACCGTCCAGCTCACGATTGAATTGGATAAGGAGCTGATGAACCGTCCATTCTACTGGCACTACCTTGAGAAAACGGGAGGTGTCCCAAATCCCATGACATTATCCCTTATTACGAATCCAGATAAAGCACCTGAAGAATTAAAAGGAGAACCTATTCACTTCGGTTCCCCCAGGTTACACCAAATCTTTCATTCAACACGAAATCTAGCAGGATATATACGTTTATATGAAAACCGGCACACACCAAGTGGTCAACAAATCCCACTTCATCCGTGGCTCGGGCTGAACATCAAAATATCGTATCAATCCAATCGTAAAAAAGACAGCATACGAAGCATCGGATTAAACCTGATCAATGGAGTCATTCAAGAAAACTTTCATTCGTCATTGATGTCCAGAAACTTGACTCCCAAGATTCCTGATTTCTCTTTCACTCTAACACCGATCATCAAGCCGAAAAGTGGGGTGAACCGAATTCAAACGTTTTTGTATGAAGAAATCAAAAAAGAACCCGTTGAATGGGCTGAGCAGGCACGAAAAACGTGGGAGGAAGATTTACAATTATTGAATCACTTTTATGGAGATCAAGAGGAAAAACCCGAATCCTATTTCTTGGAACAACAAGCATTAAAAGAACAGTATGAACCTAAAATTTCCATTGATATTATCAATGGCGGGATTTTTTATTTACGTAACAACAATTAA
- a CDS encoding YqzE family protein has protein sequence MSVNDYVKFITQTFVQHYEKSPHERKSIKKQRKNEREPFLFRWFGIIPYAFMIMFKKNK, from the coding sequence ATGTCAGTGAATGATTATGTTAAATTCATAACACAAACATTTGTCCAACATTATGAAAAATCACCTCATGAACGTAAAAGTATAAAGAAGCAACGGAAGAATGAGCGAGAACCATTCCTATTTCGCTGGTTCGGGATCATCCCATATGCTTTCATGATCATGTTTAAGAAAAACAAATAG
- a CDS encoding shikimate kinase, with protein sequence MRPIFFIGFMGVGKTTIGKRLGEELDLPVIDMDSYIENKEKKPIKEIFNQHGEKYFRDLESEVLLELANEQAIITTGGGVVEREENREILRKQDFVFHLTCPFASLWSRLEGDENRPLVQTNSKERLSSLFNRRLPLYDSGSSITIHTDNKTVEEVIQDILPHLGDEAE encoded by the coding sequence ATGAGACCAATTTTCTTCATTGGATTTATGGGAGTGGGAAAAACAACGATCGGAAAACGTCTTGGGGAAGAACTGGATCTTCCGGTCATTGATATGGACAGTTACATTGAGAATAAAGAAAAAAAGCCTATCAAAGAGATCTTTAATCAGCATGGAGAAAAATATTTCAGGGATCTTGAAAGCGAGGTACTTCTTGAGTTAGCCAACGAACAAGCGATTATCACTACGGGTGGCGGAGTGGTTGAAAGGGAAGAGAACCGGGAGATCTTACGTAAACAGGACTTTGTGTTCCACCTGACTTGTCCTTTTGCTTCATTATGGTCCCGTTTAGAAGGGGATGAGAATCGTCCACTCGTGCAAACTAATTCCAAGGAACGTTTATCGAGTTTATTCAATCGCCGCTTACCATTATATGATAGTGGAAGTTCCATAACCATTCATACAGACAATAAAACCGTAGAAGAGGTTATTCAAGACATACTGCCCCATCTAGGGGACGAAGCTGAATAA
- the comGF gene encoding competence type IV pilus minor pilin ComGF, whose translation MKKRVFIIKKEISGLMKYVSPWVDNKGYTLIESLLSFTIFCMISLCIPLIMNGFSTIKNDLVPPHYYEWNLFNESLRYELWRGESVEITPDKISFMVNGESISYEKYNQSLRRRVNNRGHEVVLQAVDSFSFASIIQGVHLDLEFVGGERVEGEFFYFSTQQGEGMP comes from the coding sequence ATGAAGAAGCGTGTGTTCATTATCAAAAAAGAGATATCGGGCCTAATGAAGTATGTATCTCCATGGGTGGATAATAAAGGATATACATTAATCGAGTCTCTGTTAAGCTTTACAATATTTTGCATGATTTCACTATGCATTCCTCTCATCATGAATGGTTTTTCTACTATTAAGAATGATTTGGTCCCTCCACATTATTATGAATGGAATCTATTCAATGAAAGCTTGAGGTATGAATTATGGAGAGGCGAAAGTGTTGAGATCACTCCCGATAAGATCTCTTTTATGGTGAATGGTGAATCCATTTCGTATGAAAAGTATAATCAATCGCTTCGGAGGAGGGTAAATAATCGAGGGCATGAAGTCGTTCTACAGGCAGTGGATTCATTTAGCTTTGCTTCCATTATCCAGGGGGTGCATCTGGATTTGGAGTTTGTGGGTGGAGAAAGAGTGGAGGGGGAATTCTTTTATTTTTCTACCCAACAAGGGGAAGGAATGCCTTAA
- the comGD gene encoding competence type IV pilus minor pilin ComGD: MKNITGEAGYTLIEMLVVLLIFTTLLSWVSFSILPMKGHNEKDLFLSQLRSDLYQIQSYSISHQVPIILSFYPLSNKYVAKTITRQTVVSRELSTSIHISSNSLEDITFFPNGNTNRFGKVNFMMGDTILQLMFQIGQGRFYVQEF, encoded by the coding sequence ATGAAGAATATTACGGGGGAAGCGGGTTATACCCTCATTGAGATGCTTGTCGTCTTATTGATTTTCACGACCCTTCTCTCATGGGTCAGCTTTTCCATCCTTCCCATGAAAGGACATAATGAAAAGGACCTCTTCCTTTCCCAGCTTCGATCAGACCTCTATCAGATCCAAAGCTACAGCATCAGTCATCAAGTTCCCATTATTTTATCCTTTTACCCCTTATCGAATAAATACGTTGCGAAAACGATCACGAGACAGACGGTTGTCTCGAGAGAACTTTCAACTTCCATTCACATATCGTCAAACAGCTTGGAAGACATCACTTTCTTTCCCAATGGGAATACGAACCGATTCGGCAAGGTGAATTTTATGATGGGGGATACAATCCTTCAACTCATGTTTCAAATTGGACAAGGGAGATTTTATGTACAAGAATTCTAA
- the comGC gene encoding competence type IV pilus major pilin ComGC, with product MLKNEKGFTLIEMMIVLLVISVLLFITIPNVTNQSSSINSKGCEAFVHMVEGQVEAYKMDGNSLPVTIDMLVTDGYLNEDYKACPDGSAITIDAEGKVTSN from the coding sequence ATGCTCAAAAATGAAAAAGGTTTCACCCTGATCGAGATGATGATTGTATTGTTAGTCATATCTGTTTTGCTTTTTATTACGATTCCCAACGTCACCAACCAAAGCAGTTCGATTAACTCCAAAGGCTGCGAGGCATTTGTTCACATGGTGGAAGGTCAGGTTGAAGCCTACAAAATGGATGGGAATTCACTACCGGTCACCATAGATATGCTTGTCACAGATGGGTATTTAAATGAAGATTATAAAGCCTGCCCCGACGGTAGTGCCATCACCATTGATGCTGAAGGGAAGGTGACCTCTAATTAA
- the comGB gene encoding competence type IV pilus assembly protein ComGB, whose amino-acid sequence MKKSDDQGKFLKRLGDLLQKGYSFSEAIDFLLLPKEKNTIKLKKRMIGSLQKGESISSVINKQLNIPGNVSAQIYFAEHHGEMGPTLSEAGNYLIKRRKNQQKIQQIIQYPLMLIIVAILMMVLLRKVLFPRFQSLYTSIGYEPSANLKYLLHFIESFPVIFSTFLLSLFFCTILFFLFKQRISPIKISVILCKIPYLSNYLRLGHSHFFARELSFLLTSGVSITESLLIIESQSFRPTLQYISKKLMKGLKEGKPFHECFSSLPFFQKELSIVVHHGQSNGRLSEELRLYSEICFQELEENTNALLKYIQPMIFTFVGLFIMAIYFSIMMPLFQMMQGI is encoded by the coding sequence ATGAAGAAAAGCGATGATCAAGGTAAGTTCCTTAAAAGACTGGGAGACCTTCTTCAAAAGGGGTATAGCTTTTCGGAAGCCATCGATTTTCTCTTGCTCCCTAAAGAAAAGAATACGATCAAATTAAAAAAGAGAATGATTGGATCACTGCAAAAAGGAGAGTCCATCTCCTCAGTCATCAACAAGCAGCTTAACATCCCGGGTAACGTCAGTGCACAAATTTATTTCGCCGAGCATCATGGTGAAATGGGCCCTACTCTATCAGAAGCGGGAAACTATCTTATAAAAAGAAGGAAAAACCAGCAAAAAATACAACAGATCATTCAGTATCCTTTAATGCTTATCATCGTCGCTATTTTAATGATGGTCTTACTTCGAAAGGTGCTATTTCCAAGATTTCAATCTTTGTATACTTCTATAGGATACGAACCTTCAGCGAATCTTAAGTACCTCTTACACTTCATCGAAAGCTTCCCGGTGATTTTTAGTACATTTTTACTATCACTCTTTTTCTGCACCATATTATTCTTCCTGTTCAAACAAAGAATCTCTCCTATTAAAATCTCAGTCATCCTGTGCAAAATTCCGTATCTGTCAAATTATTTAAGGCTTGGTCACTCACACTTTTTTGCCAGGGAATTAAGCTTTCTTCTCACCAGTGGAGTATCCATCACTGAGTCACTGCTCATCATTGAAAGTCAATCCTTCCGACCAACGTTACAATACATTTCAAAAAAATTGATGAAAGGATTAAAAGAAGGGAAGCCATTTCATGAATGCTTCTCATCGCTCCCGTTTTTTCAAAAAGAGTTATCCATCGTTGTCCACCACGGGCAATCCAATGGACGGTTGTCAGAAGAACTGCGACTTTATAGCGAGATATGTTTTCAAGAATTAGAGGAGAATACCAATGCTTTGCTTAAATATATCCAGCCGATGATCTTTACTTTTGTAGGTCTATTCATCATGGCAATCTACTTCTCCATTATGATGCCGTTATTTCAGATGATGCAGGGGATTTAG
- the comGA gene encoding competence type IV pilus ATPase ComGA, with translation MIGEAFSSEATDIHLIPRTKDYLIQFRKLGALVPFQTIDSDQAERLIAHLKFMASMDIGEKRKPQSGSFSLTVRNTPLSLRISTLPTTHLKESLVIRILPQKYQIPIEKMSLYPSSAKKLLALLMYSHGLILFTGPTGSGKTTTLYSLVHHCSAALNRNVITLEDPVEKMHEDMVQIQVNEKAGITYSTGLKAILRHDPDIIMVGEIRDRETAEIAIRASLTGHLVISTMHTRDAKGAIYRLMELGIEWHDIEQTLLAVSAQRLLKLVCPLCKAECGGKCHRGKNLHMASVYEIVTGSALKEVLKEAKGERAQHQYHTLQTLINKGVALGFVSELEYRKWVHEEKR, from the coding sequence ATGATTGGAGAAGCTTTCAGCAGTGAAGCAACAGATATTCATTTAATACCCAGAACCAAAGATTACTTGATTCAATTCAGGAAGCTGGGAGCATTGGTTCCATTCCAGACCATTGACTCAGATCAGGCAGAACGATTAATTGCCCATTTAAAGTTCATGGCCTCCATGGACATTGGAGAAAAGCGAAAACCTCAAAGTGGATCCTTCAGCCTTACCGTCCGAAACACACCCCTATCTCTCAGAATTTCTACCTTACCAACGACTCATTTAAAAGAAAGTCTCGTCATTCGAATACTCCCTCAAAAATATCAAATACCAATTGAAAAAATGTCACTATATCCTTCCTCGGCAAAAAAATTACTTGCTCTTCTGATGTATTCCCATGGTCTCATTTTGTTCACAGGACCGACTGGCAGTGGGAAAACAACGACTTTGTATTCCCTTGTTCATCATTGTTCGGCAGCCTTGAACCGTAATGTGATCACACTGGAAGATCCCGTGGAGAAGATGCATGAGGATATGGTGCAGATACAAGTGAATGAAAAAGCCGGGATAACGTATTCCACCGGCTTGAAAGCGATTTTACGGCACGACCCGGATATTATCATGGTGGGGGAGATCCGGGATCGGGAAACGGCGGAGATTGCAATAAGGGCGAGCTTAACAGGTCACTTGGTAATTTCTACGATGCATACGAGAGATGCAAAAGGGGCGATCTATCGTTTAATGGAATTAGGAATTGAGTGGCATGACATTGAACAGACACTGCTGGCCGTTTCAGCCCAGAGATTGCTAAAGTTAGTATGTCCGCTTTGCAAAGCAGAGTGTGGTGGGAAATGCCATCGAGGAAAAAATCTGCACATGGCATCGGTATATGAAATTGTAACTGGAAGTGCTTTGAAGGAGGTGCTGAAAGAGGCGAAAGGTGAAAGAGCACAACATCAGTACCACACACTTCAGACGCTAATCAATAAGGGGGTGGCACTAGGATTTGTTTCGGAACTTGAATATAGGAAATGGGTTCATGAAGAAAAGCGATGA
- a CDS encoding WGxxGxxG family protein, translating into MTKKITMLTCSLLLLTMMFTSSIFAYNGYEQVNNDNLDNGIRNVATENTNDDDDTDWGWLGLIGLAGLLGLRRRRDEK; encoded by the coding sequence ATGACTAAAAAAATCACAATGCTAACTTGCTCTTTATTATTGTTAACAATGATGTTTACAAGTTCTATATTTGCCTATAACGGTTATGAACAAGTTAATAATGACAATCTGGATAATGGCATCAGAAATGTAGCTACTGAAAATACAAATGATGATGATGACACGGATTGGGGATGGCTAGGTCTAATTGGGTTAGCAGGTTTATTAGGTTTGAGACGACGTCGTGATGAAAAATAG
- a CDS encoding ATPase, T2SS/T4P/T4SS family → MNYPFIVHERKPQSGSFSLTVRNTPLSLRISTLPTTHLKESLIIRILPQKYQIPIGKMSLYPASAKKLLALLMYSHGLILFTGPTGSGKTTTLYSLVHHCSAALNRNVITLEDPVEKMHEDMVQIQVNEKAGMTYSTCLKAILRHDPDIIMVGEIRDRETEEIAIRASLTGHSVILKGPCIELNIRRNGFRGESLNSG, encoded by the coding sequence ATTAATTACCCATTTATAGTTCATGAACGAAAACCTCAAAGTGGATCCTTCAGCCTTACCGTCCGAAACACGCCCCTATCTCTCAGAATTTCTACCTTACCAACGACTCACCTAAAAGAAAGTCTCATCATTCGAATACTCCCTCAAAAATATCAAATACCAATTGGAAAAATGTCACTATATCCTGCCTCGGCAAAAAAATTACTTGCACTTCTGATGTATTCCCATGGCCTCATTTTGTTCACAGGACCGACTGGCAGTGGGAAAACAACGACTTTGTATTCCCTTGTTCATCATTGTTCGGCAGCCTTGAACCGCAATGTGATCACACTGGAAGATCCCGTGGAGAAGATGCATGAGGATATGGTGCAGATACAAGTGAATGAAAAAGCCGGGATGACGTATTCCACCTGCTTGAAAGCGATCTTACGGCACGACCCGGATATTATCATGGTGGGGGAGATCCGGGATCGGGAAACGGAGGAGATCGCAATAAGGGCGAGCTTAACAGGTCACTCAGTCATATTAAAAGGACCATGCATAGAGTTAAATATAAGAAGAAATGGTTTTAGGGGGGAATCACTCAACTCCGGATAA
- a CDS encoding cupin domain-containing protein, whose product MSKYMDYTSPEAQFFFDVNKSPLFKKDDQNLINILGVNQLNTLDNSSLLDIYLSKHNFVEPHYHQNAAELVYCISGGATVSMLNPYTKQVLNYRISPGQVTNVPQGWWHYEEATQDHTHLLAIFNAPTPEVVLGSDILKFTPSSVMAYNYCMDEAEWIKTTEKVKPTTYIGPSCLEPQRHSPKRQSHFAYSPYHYQYQPNPYYYRQCIPKTI is encoded by the coding sequence ATGAGTAAATACATGGATTACACTTCTCCTGAAGCACAATTCTTTTTTGATGTTAATAAAAGTCCCTTATTTAAAAAAGATGATCAGAACTTAATCAATATCTTAGGGGTAAATCAATTGAATACATTGGATAACAGCTCACTACTTGATATCTATTTAAGTAAACATAATTTTGTGGAACCTCACTATCATCAGAACGCAGCTGAACTGGTCTATTGCATTTCTGGTGGAGCTACTGTTTCCATGCTCAATCCATATACGAAGCAGGTTCTAAATTACCGTATTTCTCCAGGACAGGTGACCAATGTCCCACAAGGCTGGTGGCATTATGAGGAGGCAACCCAGGACCACACCCACCTCTTGGCCATATTTAATGCACCTACCCCAGAAGTAGTTTTAGGTTCTGATATCTTAAAATTCACACCATCAAGCGTCATGGCTTACAACTATTGTATGGATGAAGCTGAATGGATAAAAACTACAGAAAAAGTGAAACCAACCACCTACATCGGTCCCAGTTGCTTAGAACCTCAAAGGCATTCACCTAAACGACAGTCCCATTTCGCCTATTCCCCATACCACTATCAATACCAGCCGAACCCTTATTATTACCGTCAGTGCATTCCGAAAACCATTTAG
- a CDS encoding Spx/MgsR family RNA polymerase-binding regulatory protein: MNNLTFFTYPSCTSCRKAKKWLNAHSVDFDERHLFRETPTHKELMELLSLTTDGLDEILATRSQTFKDLGKDVNDLPLSEVIKLIIDEPKLLRRPLLTDGKKLVVGYNPDGLQSLANKNRSLKKSS, from the coding sequence GTGAATAACCTGACATTTTTTACTTATCCAAGCTGTACCTCTTGCCGAAAAGCCAAAAAATGGTTAAATGCACATTCCGTTGATTTTGATGAAAGACATCTATTCAGAGAGACGCCTACACATAAAGAACTGATGGAGCTTCTATCCCTAACAACCGATGGACTCGATGAAATATTGGCTACAAGGAGTCAAACCTTCAAAGATTTGGGGAAAGACGTGAACGATTTACCTCTATCGGAAGTGATCAAATTAATTATTGATGAGCCAAAACTTCTCCGCAGACCCTTGTTAACAGACGGGAAAAAGCTGGTGGTCGGCTACAATCCAGATGGATTACAGAGCCTTGCGAATAAGAACAGATCGTTGAAGAAAAGTAGTTAA
- a CDS encoding helix-turn-helix domain-containing protein: MDMTLKVTSALSDPTRYSIYLFISERKQEVSVQDIAEEFHIHPNVARLHLAKLEEIRVLQSEYVKTGKGGRPGKRYIPSEEVVQLSFPPRDFRLLSSLTIASLAKLGEEGFKALVETGYEYGKSLVNPYLQSHNLSLIELSQAEKLHILSEISTSIGFTLDESMTDADQIKFHYDHCPFNENAQLEPMFICGLHNALLKGMFETLYSVEEFKQEENMINDCSTCRYHVIVTN; encoded by the coding sequence ATGGATATGACACTGAAGGTTACAAGTGCACTTTCAGACCCTACCAGGTATTCCATTTACTTGTTCATTAGCGAGAGAAAACAAGAGGTATCGGTTCAAGACATTGCCGAAGAGTTTCATATTCACCCCAATGTTGCTCGACTACACCTAGCGAAGCTTGAAGAGATTCGAGTGCTGCAATCAGAATATGTAAAGACAGGTAAAGGCGGCAGGCCCGGCAAACGATATATCCCTTCTGAAGAAGTCGTGCAATTATCGTTTCCTCCTCGTGACTTCCGTTTACTTAGCAGTCTCACCATTGCTTCATTAGCTAAGCTTGGAGAAGAAGGTTTTAAGGCTCTGGTGGAAACGGGTTATGAGTACGGTAAAAGCCTGGTGAACCCCTACCTTCAAAGTCATAACCTATCCCTAATTGAATTATCACAAGCTGAAAAGTTACATATTTTATCGGAGATTAGCACATCAATCGGTTTTACTTTGGATGAGTCAATGACTGATGCAGATCAAATCAAGTTCCACTATGATCATTGCCCTTTTAATGAAAATGCCCAGTTGGAACCCATGTTCATATGCGGTTTACACAACGCCTTACTAAAAGGAATGTTTGAAACTCTATACTCTGTGGAAGAATTTAAACAAGAGGAAAATATGATAAATGACTGTTCCACGTGTAGATATCACGTAATCGTCACAAACTAA
- a CDS encoding DUF2626 domain-containing protein, translated as MDRMFRVLGFWTGIFAVMFYLGDMTTTSLIFLGQTGFFIMLSYLKLSERMYIYIFGAYLTVFFAGFTYWTTFMMTPGAGGH; from the coding sequence ATGGATCGTATGTTTAGAGTTCTTGGATTTTGGACTGGTATTTTTGCTGTAATGTTCTATCTTGGTGATATGACCACGACATCATTAATCTTTTTAGGCCAAACAGGATTCTTCATTATGCTAAGCTATTTAAAACTGTCCGAACGTATGTATATTTATATTTTCGGTGCTTACTTAACAGTGTTCTTTGCTGGATTTACTTATTGGACGACCTTTATGATGACTCCGGGTGCAGGAGGACACTAA
- a CDS encoding MBL fold metallo-hydrolase — MQWKQIPLGPLQTNCYILWNTKNECLVIDPGGEGEKLIQWLESQSLTPLAILLTHAHFDHIGAVDPVRDNYGIPVYVHEKEAQWLLDPALNGSQLFMMGELIRLKPADYILTTEKKLSIGDFQLQLFETPGHSPGSISYYVQESEIVLAGDTLFMGSIGRSDLPGGNHKELLTSIHDKLLTLPETTTVLPGHGPETSIEGEMDSNPFLNGF, encoded by the coding sequence GTGCAGTGGAAACAAATTCCTTTAGGACCTTTACAAACGAACTGCTATATCCTGTGGAACACAAAAAATGAATGCTTAGTCATCGATCCAGGCGGTGAAGGGGAGAAGTTGATTCAATGGTTGGAGAGTCAATCGTTAACTCCGTTAGCCATTCTCCTTACTCACGCTCATTTTGATCATATTGGAGCGGTTGATCCAGTACGGGACAACTATGGTATTCCTGTATATGTTCACGAGAAAGAAGCTCAGTGGTTACTAGATCCTGCATTAAATGGATCTCAATTGTTCATGATGGGTGAACTGATTAGATTGAAGCCTGCTGACTACATACTAACAACTGAAAAAAAACTGTCGATAGGCGATTTTCAGCTGCAATTATTTGAAACGCCTGGTCATTCACCTGGTAGTATTTCTTATTATGTACAAGAAAGTGAAATTGTATTAGCTGGAGATACGTTATTTATGGGCAGCATCGGGCGATCCGATTTGCCTGGTGGGAATCATAAGGAGCTGCTGACAAGCATTCATGACAAATTGTTAACGTTGCCTGAGACTACGACGGTTCTACCCGGCCACGGACCGGAAACGTCGATTGAAGGTGAGATGGATTCAAATCCATTTTTGAATGGGTTTTAA
- a CDS encoding DUF2759 domain-containing protein, with protein MGLVIITALVTLLALFAVVSTFKNKNAMGILFSLATLGVFGWFTIMTVLHSGYPGGH; from the coding sequence ATGGGTCTTGTAATTATTACAGCATTGGTTACATTATTAGCGTTATTTGCAGTAGTAAGCACTTTCAAAAACAAGAACGCTATGGGAATTCTTTTCTCACTGGCGACACTGGGTGTTTTTGGTTGGTTTACAATTATGACTGTCCTTCACTCTGGTTACCCAGGTGGTCATTAA
- a CDS encoding helix-turn-helix domain-containing protein — MKKYNIPVEASLEVIGGKWKVVILCHLIKSKRRTSELKKLMPGITQKMLTQQLRELEADGVINRIIYNQVPPKVEYELTEYGWSLKGPLDMLCAWGEQHIEKTYPDKSEVLVESEEV; from the coding sequence ATGAAAAAATACAATATACCTGTAGAAGCTTCCTTGGAAGTTATTGGAGGCAAGTGGAAAGTCGTGATTCTCTGTCATTTGATTAAAAGCAAGCGAAGAACGAGTGAATTGAAAAAATTAATGCCTGGAATCACTCAGAAGATGTTGACTCAGCAGCTAAGGGAACTGGAAGCAGATGGAGTAATCAACAGAATTATTTATAATCAAGTTCCTCCCAAAGTGGAATATGAATTAACAGAATACGGCTGGTCTTTAAAAGGACCTCTGGATATGCTATGTGCATGGGGTGAACAGCATATAGAGAAAACCTATCCTGACAAAAGTGAAGTGTTAGTCGAAAGTGAAGAAGTATGA
- a CDS encoding MTH1187 family thiamine-binding protein, which produces MAIVDVTVIPIGTESPSVSSYVADLHRILKGYEEEGKIRFQLTPMNTIIEGELPVLFQVIQDIHESPFKQGIKRVATNIRIDDRRDKKTTMEGKLSSVQSKLDH; this is translated from the coding sequence ATGGCAATAGTAGATGTTACAGTTATACCAATCGGAACGGAATCTCCAAGTGTAAGTTCTTATGTAGCGGATCTACATAGAATTCTTAAGGGGTATGAAGAAGAAGGGAAAATACGTTTTCAACTTACTCCAATGAATACGATTATAGAGGGAGAACTTCCTGTTTTGTTTCAGGTCATTCAAGACATTCATGAATCACCTTTCAAACAGGGAATCAAGAGGGTAGCGACAAATATCAGAATTGATGACCGTCGAGATAAGAAAACGACAATGGAAGGAAAGTTATCTTCTGTTCAGAGTAAATTAGATCATTAA